A stretch of Portunus trituberculatus isolate SZX2019 chromosome 48, ASM1759143v1, whole genome shotgun sequence DNA encodes these proteins:
- the LOC123498884 gene encoding myosin regulatory light chain sqh-like encodes MSSRKAGKKIGKKRAQRATSNVFAMFDQAQIQEFKEAFNMIDQNRDGFIDKDDLHDMLASLGKNPTDDYLEGMMNEAPGPINFTMFLTLFGDRLQGTDPEDVIKNAFGCFDENNQGYINEEYLRELLVSMGDRFTDEDVDEMYREAPIKNSMFDYVEFTRILKHGAKDLEDQ; translated from the exons ATGTCGTCCCGCAAGGCAGGAAAGAAGATTGGAAAGAAGCGTGCCCAGCGAGCAACCAGCAATGTGTTTGCTATGTTTGATCAGGCTCAAATCCAAGAGTTCAAGGAAGCCTTCAACATGATTGATCAAAATCGCGATGGCTTCATTGACAAGGATGATCTCCACGATATGCTGGCTTCTCTAG GCAAAAACCCCACTGATGACTATCTTGAGGGAATGATGAATGAGGCACCAGGACCCATCAACTTCACCATGTTCCTTACACTGTTTGGTGACCGTTTGCAG GGTACAGATCCTGAAGACGTCATCAAGAATGCATTTGGCTGCTTTGATGAAAACAACCAAGGTTACATTAATGAAGAGTACTTGAGAGAACTGCTGGTTTCAATGGGAGACCGATTCACTGATGAAGAT GTTGATGAAATGTACCGTGAGGCTCCAATCAAAAACTCCATGTTTGACTATGTGGAGTTCACTCGCATCTTGAAGCATGGTGCCAAGGACCTGGAGGATCAGtga